The Aestuariibius sp. HNIBRBA575 nucleotide sequence CAATGCCAGCGACGTTGTTTCGTAGCCAACCCCAATAATATGCGGAAAGAAAATCGCGATCCCGCCCAACAATGCCCCCGCCATCGCGGGACGTAGCGCGCGGTGCATGCGCAATTTGTTTTGCAATGTTGTGCCCAGATCTTCGACCCAGAAAATCGCGCGGATCAAGACAACTGCGACCAATCCACATAGAATGCCCAGCATGATAAATGCCGGTAATTCCACATAAAATGCTAGAAAGTTATCGGTGGGTAGAACAAATTCGGTGACATCACCATAGGCCAATCGGTTGATCACTGTGCCCGCCGCACTGGCGATGACAATCGGTGCAAATGCGTGGACCGCAAAATGGCGCAACACCACTTCGAGTGCGAAAAGAGCGCCGGCAATAGGCGCGTTAAAACTGGCAGATACCGCCGCTGCGACCGCACAGCCCAGCAGATCGCGGCCGGTGATGCCATCCGCGCGGATGATCCGGCAGATCGTGGTCGACACCACCGCAGCCAGATGCACCACGGGACCTTCGCGGCCCGATGATCCACCGGTACATAACGTGATGAATGACGCCACAGCCGAGGCCAGCCCTTGCTTTACCTCAACCCGGCCGTTTTCCAGTGCGGATCCTTCGATCACATCGCCAACGGACCGCACACGCGCATCCTCGGTAAAATGATGCAAAATCAAACCCACGACCAACCCGCCAAAGATCGGTAATAAAAGGATAATCCACCAATCCAGTCCCGCCGCAAAGGAATGCAGCTGGTTCACATCATCAGTGCCATAGGCCCAAGCCTGTAGGTTTTCGATCCCCATCCGAAACAACAGGGCGACAAACCCGGCCACCACACCGATGAGCAATGCGATGAACCAGAACTGAACCTGTGACGGCCCCTGTGATCGCACTAGACGCCATGCTTTGCTGACCTCAGCCCGAAATCCATCGACCTGCACCTTCAGAAATGACGTCTTTTCGGTCTTCATAAAATAGCGAACTTTCTTTTGGGTCACCCGCTCATCAACGCTTTGGCGGCGGCGCGGGCTTCGTCGGTCAGGCGGTCGCCGGAAATCATCCGGGCAATTTCATCGGTGCGGGTCACATCATCTAATGGCACAACACGTGACAACGTTTCCTTAGCGGATTGAAGTTTTTCCACCCGCCAATGATGTGCGCCCCGTGCGGCCACTTGGGGGGAATGGGTCACCACCAGGATTTGACCTTTTGATGCCAGCCCTTCTAGGCGGCGCCCCACCGCGTCGGCTGTCGCACCGCCGACGCCACGGTCAATTTCATCAAAGATCAGGGTTAGGCCGCTGTCTTCGCCGGTCAAACAGACCTTAAGCGCCAGCAAAAACCGCGACAATTCCCCGCCCGATGCGATTTTATCCAACTGCCCAGCCGGGGCGCCGGGATTGGTGGCCACGCAGAATGTCACGGCATCAGTTCCGTCAGGCCCGGCATCCTCGGTGGTGATTTCGACTGTGAAAACAGCGCGTTCCATTTTCAGCGGTGCCAATTCCGCGCCCATGGATTTTTCCAGCGCGGTGCCGGCTTTGCGGCGTTTCGCGGTCAATGCACCAGCGGCTGTGTCATAGCTGTTTTGGGCTTTGTCCAGCGCGGCTTGCAACACATCCAGATCACCGACCGAGCTGTCCAAGGCGGCCAGGTTTTCACGCAATCCTTCGGTGAAGGTCGCCAGATCATCGGGCAGCACTTCGTATTTGCGGGCCAAACCACGGATCGCAAACAGGCGCTCTTCGCAATTTTCCAGCGCAAGGGGATCAAAATCCAGCACGTTCAGGCATTGATGCACGCCTTGTTCGGCCTCGTTTAGGGCATCAATTGCGCGGGTCAGCGCCTCTAGCGGGGCGTCCAGCTGGCCTTCGACGCCCTCGGTGGCGCTATCCAGCCAGCGCATCGCGTCCCGCACCTGCCCTTCGACCCCGTCGATGGCCAGAATGGATGCAGCTCGCGCAATGTCGCCACGCACCTTTTCTGCGCCCTGCATGCGGCGGCGTTCCACGTCCAGCTCTGCCTCTTCGCCGGGCATCGGGCCCAGTTGGTCCAACTCAGCCACGGCGTGACGCAGGAACTCCTCTTCGGATTTCAACGCTTCGACCTTGGCCTGCGCCTTGGCCAATTCTTTGCGGGCGACACGCAACTTGGCCCACGCTTTGCGCACCCGGTCAAAGGCAGCCGGATCATCCAAGTAAGCATCCAGCAAGGCCCGGTGGCCGCGCGGGTTCAGCAATCCGCGATCATCATGCTGACCGTGTAATTCCACCAAAGTCGCGGACAATGCGCGCAACACGTCGCCCGAAACACGCCGATCATTGACCCATGCGGTTTTGCGGCCATCCCGGCCATTCACCCGACGCAGGATCAGCTCATCCTCGGTGTCGATCCCGGCCTCTTGTAAAACCGCCCACGCCGCATGTCCGGGGGGCAGGTCGAATTCTGCAATTACTTCGCCTTTTTCGGCGCCATTGCGCACCAATTCCGCGCGCCCACGCCATCCCAGCACAAATCCAAGACTGTCTAGCAAAATGGATTTCCCGGCCCCGGTTTCCCCGGTCAGCACGTTCAAACCGGGCTGAAATTCAAGTTCAAGCCGGTCAATGATCAACATGTCACGAATGTCTAGCGCGCGCAGCATCAGGAAATCCAAGCCAAGTTAGGGGCCGATATAGGGCAAAGATGGGATATGCCCACAGAATATGGTCTAACCCCTCTTTTGGCTGAGCCGCTGACAGGTTTCAACCCACCAAACACAAATGGCCTACAGCCATTCCCCACGCACCACCTGACGATAGATGGATGCCAGCCAATTATCACCTGTAGATTGCATCGACAGGCCCTGCCCCGTCAGCAAAGCGTGGCTTTCGGCGTACCATTCCGTGGATTGGAAATTATGGCCTAGAATCGCGCCCGCACTTTGAGCTTCGTCGGTCAGGCCCAGCGATAGGTATGCCTCAACCAAACGATGCAACGCTTCGGGTGTGTGGCTGGTGGTTTGGAAATCCTCGACAACCACACGGAACCGATTGATCGACGCGGCAAAATGATCCCGGCGCAGATAATAGCGTCCGATTTCCATTTCCTTGGCCGCCAGATGGTCAAAAGCCAGATCAAATTTCAGGATTGAGGACCGCGCATATTCGCTATCTGGATAGCGTTCAATCACGACCCGCAACGCTTGTAACGCTTGGAAGGTCAGGCCCTGATCGCGGCCAATTTCATCGATCTGATCATAATAGGACAAGGCCAGCAAATATTGCGCATATGCGGCGTCTTCATCCGTTGGATAGAAATCAATGTAACGTTGCGCTGCAGCGCGGGATGACGGGTAATTACCCTCTCGGTGATAGGAAAACGCCTGCATGATCAATGCGCGTTTGGCCCACTGAGAATAGGGATAGAGACGTTCAATTTCCCCAAAATAAAACGCCGCATCTTCGGCACGATTGCGCTCTAACTCAAACTCACCACGTTGAAAAATCTCTTCGGCAGAGTAATTTTCAAGCTCTTCTGGTGAGACATCTG carries:
- a CDS encoding chloride channel protein, which produces MKTEKTSFLKVQVDGFRAEVSKAWRLVRSQGPSQVQFWFIALLIGVVAGFVALLFRMGIENLQAWAYGTDDVNQLHSFAAGLDWWIILLLPIFGGLVVGLILHHFTEDARVRSVGDVIEGSALENGRVEVKQGLASAVASFITLCTGGSSGREGPVVHLAAVVSTTICRIIRADGITGRDLLGCAVAAAVSASFNAPIAGALFALEVVLRHFAVHAFAPIVIASAAGTVINRLAYGDVTEFVLPTDNFLAFYVELPAFIMLGILCGLVAVVLIRAIFWVEDLGTTLQNKLRMHRALRPAMAGALLGGIAIFFPHIIGVGYETTSLALTGQLVLHEAVIFVILKIIAVSITMGGRMGGGVFSPAMMVGALTGLAFGIVATGIFPTVSGEETLYALAGMGAVAAAVLGAPISTTLIVFELTGDWQTGLAVMVSVSISTAISSRMVDMSFFLTQLERRNVHLAAGPQAYLLATFKVASVMRAADAPRAAPREECWDMIRDGICVDGNATLEQAMPIFDATNAAFIPVVVFRNDDEPPELWGALFQVDALRAFNRALAATAAEEHS
- the recN gene encoding DNA repair protein RecN; translation: MLRALDIRDMLIIDRLELEFQPGLNVLTGETGAGKSILLDSLGFVLGWRGRAELVRNGAEKGEVIAEFDLPPGHAAWAVLQEAGIDTEDELILRRVNGRDGRKTAWVNDRRVSGDVLRALSATLVELHGQHDDRGLLNPRGHRALLDAYLDDPAAFDRVRKAWAKLRVARKELAKAQAKVEALKSEEEFLRHAVAELDQLGPMPGEEAELDVERRRMQGAEKVRGDIARAASILAIDGVEGQVRDAMRWLDSATEGVEGQLDAPLEALTRAIDALNEAEQGVHQCLNVLDFDPLALENCEERLFAIRGLARKYEVLPDDLATFTEGLRENLAALDSSVGDLDVLQAALDKAQNSYDTAAGALTAKRRKAGTALEKSMGAELAPLKMERAVFTVEITTEDAGPDGTDAVTFCVATNPGAPAGQLDKIASGGELSRFLLALKVCLTGEDSGLTLIFDEIDRGVGGATADAVGRRLEGLASKGQILVVTHSPQVAARGAHHWRVEKLQSAKETLSRVVPLDDVTRTDEIARMISGDRLTDEARAAAKALMSG
- a CDS encoding outer membrane protein assembly factor BamD; translated protein: MTVWLRRAGAVSALAVLVACSNIGSDVSPEELENYSAEEIFQRGEFELERNRAEDAAFYFGEIERLYPYSQWAKRALIMQAFSYHREGNYPSSRAAAQRYIDFYPTDEDAAYAQYLLALSYYDQIDEIGRDQGLTFQALQALRVVIERYPDSEYARSSILKFDLAFDHLAAKEMEIGRYYLRRDHFAASINRFRVVVEDFQTTSHTPEALHRLVEAYLSLGLTDEAQSAGAILGHNFQSTEWYAESHALLTGQGLSMQSTGDNWLASIYRQVVRGEWL